One genomic region from Candidatus Scalindua japonica encodes:
- a CDS encoding DUF3820 family protein produces the protein MLSDKEYLSKLAKARMPFGKYKNMLLVDLPEWYIVWSVQNGVPEGELGDMIKCVYEIKLNGLEYLFKPLR, from the coding sequence ATGTTATCCGATAAAGAGTATCTCTCAAAGCTAGCAAAAGCACGTATGCCTTTTGGTAAATATAAGAATATGTTACTGGTTGATTTGCCTGAGTGGTATATCGTATGGTCTGTACAGAATGGAGTTCCGGAAGGCGAACTTGGTGATATGATAAAATGTGTATATGAAATCAAATTGAATGGATTGGAGTACTTGTTTAAACCGTTACGTTAA
- a CDS encoding DUF3109 family protein yields the protein MSRLFPIIENIKVDLKSLISIKHTCDPEICSEKGSCCSEYEVCMEKREVDKIVTHIPEAAKFAPQLIANGTYRNIFEETDDNLVSIDTDEENQCLFAWRNGKGEALCSLHSHALKNNLSFYDTKPESCCLWPLAIYDGSPKILTVQDDAFNFDCNKRHKSEKARLDPEISSIINNVYGTKMLTGINHAISIM from the coding sequence ATGAGCAGGTTATTCCCAATAATTGAAAATATAAAAGTGGATTTAAAGTCACTTATTTCAATCAAACATACATGTGACCCTGAGATTTGCAGTGAGAAGGGATCTTGTTGTTCTGAGTATGAAGTATGTATGGAGAAGCGGGAAGTTGATAAAATAGTTACTCACATACCTGAAGCGGCAAAATTTGCACCTCAATTAATAGCAAATGGAACCTATAGGAATATTTTTGAAGAAACAGATGATAATCTTGTTTCCATAGATACAGATGAAGAGAATCAATGTCTCTTTGCCTGGCGTAATGGCAAGGGAGAGGCTTTATGTTCACTGCACAGCCATGCATTAAAAAACAATCTTTCATTTTATGATACAAAACCTGAATCGTGCTGCCTCTGGCCTCTGGCTATTTATGATGGGAGTCCGAAAATCCTGACAGTCCAGGACGATGCATTCAATTTTGATTGTAATAAGAGACATAAATCGGAAAAAGCCAGACTTGATCCGGAAATCTCTTCAATTATTAATAACGTGTATGGAACAAAGATGTTAACCGGTATTAATCATGCAATTTCTATAATGTAA